ATCTCTACGCCCACATCAAAAGCCTGAATCCCGAGAACAAGATTTTTATCGTGCATCGTCTCGATCGCGACGCTTCCGGGCTGCTGGTGTTTGCGCGCACGGACAGCGCCAAACGCAAGCTGCAAGCGCAATTTCGCGAGCACAAAATCGAGCGCGCCTATATTGCCATCGTCGAGGGCAAAGTCAAAGACAAAACCGGCGTGATTCAAAACTATCTCGGACAAAATCGCGCATTGAAAGTCTATGCCGCCAAAGACGAACAGCACGGCAAGCTGGCGATTACGCATTATCAAGTGCAGCGGCGCATTGCCAAATACACCTGGCTGGAGGTCAAAACACAAACCGGCAGAAAGCATCAGATTCGCGTGCACCTGGCGGGTTTGGGCCATCCGATCATCGGCGACAAGGAATATGGCAGCACAAAAAATCCGATCAATCGCCTGGGCTTGCATGCCAACAAGCTCGGCTTCGTGCATCCGGCAACCGGCAAAAAGATGAGCTTTGAAGTCGAAGCGCCGCTGGCGTTTCGTAAAATGTTTGCGCAAACCTAAAAGCATAATTGCTGTTGACTCGA
The genomic region above belongs to Cytophagia bacterium CHB2 and contains:
- a CDS encoding RluA family pseudouridine synthase → MIAGHTAIRQPRLKSTVKQSLTLIEHLGVLHPGASKNSLKKLLEHDRVKVNGVVVRLGKTVLQAGDRVEIGAKVFTKRLHKELDILFEDEHLLVIHKKHNLLTIATEHEKEKTVYAYLYAHIKSLNPENKIFIVHRLDRDASGLLVFARTDSAKRKLQAQFREHKIERAYIAIVEGKVKDKTGVIQNYLGQNRALKVYAAKDEQHGKLAITHYQVQRRIAKYTWLEVKTQTGRKHQIRVHLAGLGHPIIGDKEYGSTKNPINRLGLHANKLGFVHPATGKKMSFEVEAPLAFRKMFAQT